From Scleropages formosus chromosome 1, fSclFor1.1, whole genome shotgun sequence, a single genomic window includes:
- the rilpl1 gene encoding RILP-like protein 1 isoform X1: MEELSSAMEKNAAELTVMDVYDIAAVVGQEFERIMDQYGCEVLSRLMPKVVRVLEILEVLVSRNSMSPETEELRLELDRLRLERMDRLEKEKKHQKELELVEDVWRVEAQDLLSQIAQLQAENKSLLTNLSHRDCPLTEEELQRQEGMTERERQVMKKLKEVVDKQRDEIRAKDRELTLRNEDVEALQQQQNRLMKINHDLRHKITVVEAQGKALIEQKVELEAFGQAQQQELASLRQEVARLRERLQGEVKQNGEEPPPPSTILKVAVVERSVQAERGAGSHFLGEGFETPQHLSLSSCSRHMGPEQWREDDGDGNQDEEDTVLLWEALSDEDFTGDKCNLDLKDPNRPRFTLQELRDVLHERNELKAKVFMLQEELAYYKSEEVEEEMAPAVSTPSPVLQSRPSVQPESGIKRLFSLFSRDKRRSVQRNVRFEEGPSMWEGRDDVYTEQAQEALQHL, translated from the exons ATGGAGGAGCTGAGTTCGGCCATGGAGAAGAACGCGGCGGAGCTAACCGTCATGGACGTGTACGACATCGCCGCCGTCGTGGGCCAGGAGTTCGAGCGGATCATGGACCAGTACGGCTGCGAGGTGCTCTCCCGCCTCATGCCCAAGGTGGTGCGCGTCCTTGAGATCCTGGAGGTGCTCGTGAGCCGCAACAGTATGAGCCCGGAGACGGAGGAGCTGCGGCTGGAGCTGGACCGACTGCGGCTGGAGCGCATGGAccggctggagaaggagaagaagcacCAGAAG GAGCTGGAGCTCGTTGAGGACGTGTGGAGGGTTgaggcccaggacctgctgtcTCAGATTGCTCAGCTGCAGGCTGAGAACAAGAGCCTGCTCACAAACCTGTCGCACAGAGACTGTCCACTGACCGAGGAGGAGCTGCAGAGACAGGAAG GCATGACGGAGAGGGAGCGGCAAGTGATGAAGAAGTTGAAGgaagtggtggacaaacagagagACGAGATCCGGGCCAAGGACCGCGAACTGACGCTGAGGAATGAGGATGTGGAGGCG ctgcaacagcagcagaaccgCTTGATGAAGATCAACCATGACCTGCGGCACAAGATCACGGTGGTGGAGGCACAGGGCAAGGCTCTTATTGAGCAGAAGGTGGAGCTGGAGGCTTTTGGCCAGGCTCAGCAGCAGGAGCTGGCGAGCCTGCGGCAAGAGGTGGCCAGGTTGCGGGAGCGCCTCCAGGGGGAGGTCAAACAGAATGGCGAGGAGCCTCCACCACCATCCacg ATCTTGAAAGTTGCAGTTGTTGAACGTTCAGTTCAGGCTGAACGGGGCGCCGGGTCACACTTCCTTGGTGAAGGCTTTGAGACACCACAGCACCTCTCCCTTTCTTCCTGCTCGAGGCACATGGGGCCAGAGCAATGGAGGGAAGATGATGGGGATGGGAATCAGGATGAGGAGGACACAGTTTTGCTATGG GAGGCACTGAGCGATGAGGATTTCACGGGGGACAAGTGCAACTTGGACCTGAAGGATCCAAACCGTCCTCGCTTCACCCTTCAGGAGCTGAGGGATGTCCTGCACGAGAGGAATGAGCTCAAAGCCAAAGTGTTCATGTTACAGGAGGAGCTGGCCTATTACAAAAG tgaggaggtggaggaagagaTGGCACCTGCGGTTTCTACACCCTCTCCAGTACTGCAGTCGCGTCCCAGTGTCCAGCCGGAATCTGGGATCAAGCGTCT
- the rilpl1 gene encoding RILP-like protein 1 isoform X2 — MEELSSAMEKNAAELTVMDVYDIAAVVGQEFERIMDQYGCEVLSRLMPKVVRVLEILEVLVSRNSMSPETEELRLELDRLRLERMDRLEKEKKHQKELELVEDVWRVEAQDLLSQIAQLQAENKSLLTNLSHRDCPLTEEELQRQEGMTERERQVMKKLKEVVDKQRDEIRAKDRELTLRNEDVEALQQQQNRLMKINHDLRHKITVVEAQGKALIEQKVELEAFGQAQQQELASLRQEVARLRERLQGEVKQNGEEPPPPSTILKVAVVERSVQAERGAGSHFLGEGFETPQHLSLSSCSRHMGPEQWREDDGDGNQDEEDTVLLWEALSDEDFTGDKCNLDLKDPNRPRFTLQELRDVLHERNELKAKVFMLQEELAYYKSEEVEEEMAPAVSTPSPVLQSRPSVQPESGIKRLIFTAVMPMVAAGLIPDDPTLQPIRRLISFV; from the exons ATGGAGGAGCTGAGTTCGGCCATGGAGAAGAACGCGGCGGAGCTAACCGTCATGGACGTGTACGACATCGCCGCCGTCGTGGGCCAGGAGTTCGAGCGGATCATGGACCAGTACGGCTGCGAGGTGCTCTCCCGCCTCATGCCCAAGGTGGTGCGCGTCCTTGAGATCCTGGAGGTGCTCGTGAGCCGCAACAGTATGAGCCCGGAGACGGAGGAGCTGCGGCTGGAGCTGGACCGACTGCGGCTGGAGCGCATGGAccggctggagaaggagaagaagcacCAGAAG GAGCTGGAGCTCGTTGAGGACGTGTGGAGGGTTgaggcccaggacctgctgtcTCAGATTGCTCAGCTGCAGGCTGAGAACAAGAGCCTGCTCACAAACCTGTCGCACAGAGACTGTCCACTGACCGAGGAGGAGCTGCAGAGACAGGAAG GCATGACGGAGAGGGAGCGGCAAGTGATGAAGAAGTTGAAGgaagtggtggacaaacagagagACGAGATCCGGGCCAAGGACCGCGAACTGACGCTGAGGAATGAGGATGTGGAGGCG ctgcaacagcagcagaaccgCTTGATGAAGATCAACCATGACCTGCGGCACAAGATCACGGTGGTGGAGGCACAGGGCAAGGCTCTTATTGAGCAGAAGGTGGAGCTGGAGGCTTTTGGCCAGGCTCAGCAGCAGGAGCTGGCGAGCCTGCGGCAAGAGGTGGCCAGGTTGCGGGAGCGCCTCCAGGGGGAGGTCAAACAGAATGGCGAGGAGCCTCCACCACCATCCacg ATCTTGAAAGTTGCAGTTGTTGAACGTTCAGTTCAGGCTGAACGGGGCGCCGGGTCACACTTCCTTGGTGAAGGCTTTGAGACACCACAGCACCTCTCCCTTTCTTCCTGCTCGAGGCACATGGGGCCAGAGCAATGGAGGGAAGATGATGGGGATGGGAATCAGGATGAGGAGGACACAGTTTTGCTATGG GAGGCACTGAGCGATGAGGATTTCACGGGGGACAAGTGCAACTTGGACCTGAAGGATCCAAACCGTCCTCGCTTCACCCTTCAGGAGCTGAGGGATGTCCTGCACGAGAGGAATGAGCTCAAAGCCAAAGTGTTCATGTTACAGGAGGAGCTGGCCTATTACAAAAG tgaggaggtggaggaagagaTGGCACCTGCGGTTTCTACACCCTCTCCAGTACTGCAGTCGCGTCCCAGTGTCCAGCCGGAATCTGGGATCAAGCGTCT